From Venturia canescens isolate UGA chromosome 3, ASM1945775v1, whole genome shotgun sequence:
TTGTTTATGAAAACTACAATGTGCTCGATACCGATCTGCTTAGCTAAAATCAAATGTTCCCGTGTCTGCGGCATAGCACCGTCGGTCGCAGCAACGACCAATATCGCGCCATCCATTTGCGCCGTTCCCgtaatcatattttttatgtaatcaGCATGACCCGGACAATCCGTGTGGGCGTAATGACGGACGGCTGTTTGATACTCGACGTGCGCCACATTTATTGTTATTCCACGAGCTTGCTCCTCCGGCGCTTTGTCGATTTCTGTATAAGACTTTGCCTGCGCAAGTGCTTGCTCCGACAGTACTACACGAATTCAATCACAAAAGAAAGAATTTACTTTTATTTGATAGGAGGAGGGGCTCAACCGTAATTATTCACATTACCCTTTGTAATAGCAGCTGTGAGGGTTGTCTTTCCATGATCCACATGACCGATCGTACCGACATTGCAATGCGGCTTGTCACGGTTAAAAACTTTCTTTTCTGCATAAAATCGCTGGGCGGTTGTGGTAGGCAGAAAGATTTGACCATTGAGAAGGTTTCTTTGGTTCtgtcaaatgaaaattgattctATGGTACAATTGTCAGATGATTCACAAACTCAGCTTGGCGCAGTAGGCTCATgcaaaaaatttaagaaatcaaGACATTCCGAATCAAGGCTGTacaatgcttttttttcctaatcaATTTGCTTATGTATATTGTAATTTCTATATAATCATGATGAGTCTGTTTTGCtgttattcataaaaatgtcaATAAGAGAAATTGCAGAGTTTGCTGTGTAAAGTACATGAAAGTCAGTAAGAAGAAGGCACCTGAGAAATCTCAACAAAATTTCagtgtacttttttttttcttttataaattGGAGTTAAGTAACAAAATCTCAGGTTTTTACCCAGATAATATTCTTCTCAGAAGATTACTCAATTGTGGGGAAAGGCAGTttactttattttctctcgGAAAAGTATAATTAACTCTCAAAGATTTCGAttgatgaacaaaaaaaaaaacaaaaacccaTTGTTGACATTACGCGTGATCACCATAGAGAAACTTACGCATTTTGCCAGACGTCCGGTGAGTAAAAATTGCTTCACGGTGCGTCGAAGtactgaaatgaaaaattcatttgttacaatcgaaattttgaatttgcagAAAACTTGGACCACGGTGAATCGTCAAGCATAACCTCCATCGACATGCGGCAATGACCATTTTCAGCATCAACGCTTTGTTGTCGTTCGCCGCATATCGAAACAATTCTTGATTTCTTGATCGCACTACAAGATGCCACGATTGACAcaatatttcgtaaaaaaagctTACCCGGACTCAAAATCGTTCTAGCCGTGATCAAAGccatgatttttcttcttcttctattTAGTTGGATCTCAATGGAGGCGATCCCACCTAGCGTCTGGAATTCACGTAGCAGCCAATCGGAGCCATGACTTTTTTTTAGTGGTCTAgtagaaagaaaatttcgcGACTCCTGAAATTGTCGATAGAGGCGCTTAACTGATACACACGCGAATTTCTCATTTGATTTATATTTGTTACATAATTACAATTTGATACTCGTGCAAGGGTGCTTTCTAATTACAGCTGATTGTGAGTCGATGCACAGAACCCACAGAGCGACACGGTGTTCAACACAAAACGTTTCAAGTACGACACTGATGCAGTGTAAAGCACGCTACGAGCACTATATATCACAGTACGTGGAATGAATGCGTGTTTCAACAAACACCACCACTTTGTGTTCTAACACTGTTGAACCCTGTGTCCAACTCGCTTATCTCTAATTGGAAAGCACCCTACATCGTCTTTGCGGACTGCAATTGACAAGCACAGTACTTCGGCGAgatataacttttttcttagacagtcattcttcaattttcctcaTCGTATCGGCATCCGCACCGAGTATATATAAAGCAACGCGATCGGCTGATATTCACTCAATTTCTCTTCCAAATATTGCCACCAGAAACCTACCTTAAATCTTATGTATGATTTCGCAGTTCATTTTTCCAGCAATCAACCACAAAAATGTCTGAGGCACAACGAAAAATGATATGGAAGCACGAACCCTGCTCGTCCTAAACTTGATTCAAATTCATCGCGGAAAAATGCAGCGACCTCTTACGCCGCGAAGATATTAAAATCATGGCGGCGTGCATGGGTGGCAGCGGTGGcaggcagcagcagcagcagcagcagcaaccaTAAAAAACGCGTATTCGCGCAAGCGCCATGACAATTTGGAACAACAGAGTAACGGCTGTGGAGGGGATGAAAGAGAAGTGTGGCGAGGAACGCAAGAAACAGTCGTTCTCTCGCCGAGGAGCTGCTGTGATCGGCCATATTGTTTGACTGCGGTGTTTGTTTTGGTGTGCAAAAAAGTGAGATAGAAGCTCGAAGGACTTGGGAAGTAATCCGCAGTAACGGAACTGTTGGtggtagagaaaaaaataaataaacatcatcaaaaaaacgtgtaaaagacaacaatttttttcgtgcccAATTCTGGGTAAAACGTAACGTGGgaaagaaaacgagagagagaggggaagTGAGAAAGGAAAGAATAATTCTCAATTGAGAGGGAGAGTGAGAGAACAAATTGCGAAACGGGGAaagggaaggaaggaaggaagagagaaaaagaaaacgcgtgAGCTCAAAAGTTGTAATCGCTCGTGCGTGCGTGCTCTGCGTGCGTGCGCCCTCCGTCCTTCTTGATTGCGCTGCGCGATCTCGAGCGCCCgatctctcactctctctcgcttcctcGCGCCCAACAGCCCCCTCACTCTCGAAAGCGAGTGACGGTGAGAAATGGCCTGTGCCACCCTAAAACGATCTCTGGAGTTCGATCCGGTTCACAGCCATGGGCGTCCCAGCAAAAGACGAAGATGCGTGCCCATGTGCGTATCTCCGGGTGCATCAGCACAAAACACCACTCCCAGACAACAAAATCCTTCGTCTTTCGGCGAGGTCGCTCACAAATTGACGCCTGGTAAATTATCTATCATCTTATCGACTGCCGCCATTTTCTTGTCTTTCcgcatttttattcatcgtttCTTCCGGAATTCCGctcaattttcacaaaaataacAACACAAACAATGATACCTCTGCACAAAATGAGAGTGAACCGTGAAAGAAAGTCTCATGTACCAAAGGTTGGGCACGAGAAGGAGGAGGGGGGAGTTAGGCAACGAACGTTTATTCGAGCACCCCGTGCGGTCGCCATTTAATACCCCGCATTCGAGGCGTTCGTCAGATCCCTCTTTGTCGCCTCAGCTGCGGGGAAGCGGGTGGGGTTAAATACCCAGTCAGCTACGGAAAAGTTGGGAGGGGGGATAGCAACCACGCGTTTGAATCATATGGTAATGCGTAACGGACGTTTCACTCTTTTTTTGAGCttccattttattcaatttatacACACAATGTTAATTCGCTAAACAATACCAAATTATGCCCTCTGATGTAATCACAAAATTTACGCATTACGCAAAGTTTACGAAAAGTGGtcaaaaatatatgaatttgGAATAAGAAGACTAGTTTCTGGAATCGTCTAGATGTCGGGCGATCTTTTTTGTTCTTGaccaaatctttttttttcccatagtTCTCATTGTACGAGTAATCAAATCTTCAATCAATTACAATCGATGAATTCCTTCACACTTCGTGCTTTATATATCATAATATCGTATTATATTATGTCAATTgttaaaaacagaaaaaatggcGGCGAACATCAGGGAAGAAATTCGCAGATTACACAGGCGCAAGCAGTTGCATTTTAATCCTCAAGCGAGTAGCGGCGACTCTTCAGATCCGGAAGGTAGCCCGTCGAGCTCTGCGGCGGCGAGCGCACCAAATTCTTATGCCTACAATCCCACCGCTAAGGAAAATCCTTTATTTACATTCAGACAGGTAAAACTATACGTGGTACTTGAAAGGAGAACCTGGTAAAGTCAAGAATtcattataatgaaaacaatttcgaAACTAGGTGGGCTTGATCTGCGAGCGAATGCTCAAGGAACAAGAGACACAGATACGAGAGGAATATGATCAGATACTCCATACCAAATTGTCGGAGCAGTACGACACTTTTGTCAAGTTCACCTATGATCAAATTCAGAAGAGATTCGAGTCTGCCGCTGCCCCAAGCTGTGAGATCTTTTTCTTCCGTTCTACACTTTTGTgcctgcaatttttttttattcgtatttaTCATTTCTTCATTCTTGATATCGaataacgtatttttttttcttttactgtGTGTAGATCTATCCTAAGCCAGGATGACATAACCTCGATGGAAAGAGATGTCTTGGACAAATGTTGGGTAGGTTTTTTCGTCATTAATTGTTCGTTTTTCCTGCTTACTTTGCCATCGATGGATATGCAAATCGTTAGGGACGAAAGAACGGGGAAGGCAAAAGCAAATTGTAACGTCGTTTTTTACGAGATCAACGAAATCTCtggaatatatatttatttgcgAACATCTACTTTGTAAGTGAGAAAGAAACGGAGAGAAAGATGAAAAGAAATTGTGCTTTTTTAATGTTCGAAGCCGAggccattgtttttttttttttctaagcgCAAAAATTGGTTGAGCCGATTAAATATTTGCTATTAACATTGAAACTAAAGAAATAACGGGAAAACGAGTAGCTCGGCAACGAAACACGATTTCATGTATTAAAACCGatgaaataattataaaaacgcGCAAAAAAGCcagcaaaatattgaaaatctcGACGGTttgcaaaagaaaattgaaaaaatgaaaataaaaaaaaattgataaaccgaaaaagaaagaaaaatcaactAACACTATTTGTACTTTCCGATGTTTGGAAAATGTGCTGCtgttggaaaattaaaaaaaaaaagttaaaaaactttttttctcgttgaatattttcataaattaaaataaaataaaattccggTAGGTCACCCAATATTATGACTTCGTTCTATCGAACAAGTGTTGAGAAATTTTCGGGCGCTGAGATTTCATACGAGTTCCGTTTGTTTTCAGTCATAACCATATTGATTGTGCTCTGCTGAGTAATTCGTAAACCAGTTATTCTCGAACATCCTGAACAGGAAGTGACGGACAATGTTGAACAATTGCTTCGTGCGATCAAACGACAATTATCGAATGTCGGTCGAACGTGCGGAAGTTTTATTGCAATTTCGACCCTTCCAAAGTTACCTTTGACTcattaatagaaaaaataaaataaaacgagaaatcttgaaaaatatttttggagagatgattttttctgttttccgATGGCGGCCCGACTTGTCACGGTCCAACCAACTGCTGAGTAACGAGTGTGTGTACATACGcatgcacacacacgcacacactcgACGAGCTCCGACATTGAGTAGGCGTGCGTGAGTGCGTGTGTGTGCCTGTGTGCctgtgtgcgtgtgtatatatatatatgtttctATATATCCAAAATAATACATTTACCGTGCCTATTCTTAGCGTATGTTTATATCTTTTAAGTAAATCGGTACCATTGTACTATCCAATTATACATAAGGCGtaaacgtttatttttatttcgtttttttctctccctcttcattcgttcgtttttctttattatcgTTTCCTTTTTTGCAATCGATCCTgccaataattatttttgcttCGAACCCGTTTTTTCGTAtgtacaatttattaatatacaCTCTATTCGTGtatttggaattatttgaCGACATTAAACACGCGCCTGTTTCTCTTTCCATAAAAAAGTTCTGGACGAAGGACGGAGGGATGAAAAAACACCATCACGAGGGTTgcgcgaaagaaaaagagcgagagagagagagacagacgAACAGACAGAAAGATCAGTCAAGATGAATCTAATTTTCCGATCCCCTTAAGCTCATTTACGCATCGGATTCTAGTttataattctttttttattaactttgtAGTAGTGAAgaatgtgagagagagagaaagagagcgtgagaaaaatatgagtgataaaaaaaaaaaaacactttcgtCGAGTTTACGTTCATAGAGCAACGATACGTTCTGCTGCCAGAAGAAGAAAGTCAAAATAATTCCATAGTCTTTCTCGAATTAGTTGGAAttcttgtgttttttttcgctcattgAAATCTTCGAGTCTCAATTCGCGAaaggggaaagagaaagaaatggaATTAGAAAAGACCGCAATTGTTTTTCTAGGGATATATATTTAAGAGGAATGTACTCTCGACGAAAGGATTAATGAGTTAGAGTTGTTAAGGGGCAAAGAGGAGATGATTAATAcacgaagaaacgaaaaagctGAATTGAAATTCCTTGGAATGCAGCAGGGGGATCCGATTAAAAGGATCAAAAATACCTCCATATTATGTAAACACttattaatgaaataaatataaaccTTAAGACTGAAAAGTgagttttttcttgtttctacTCTACTGATTATCTTTCATCTCGTGGCTGTGTCCCCATTTGGGTGCTTTTGAACGGTCCAAAGGGTTATTCGTATCAAGCGGTTGTTTCTCGTTTCGTTTTAAACTCAAACTTTTCATTCGCGTTGTACTAATCGAGTCGTATTATCGCGGGGGGACGCGAGTCTATGAATTAAGATACCGATACTCTTCCGAAAAAGtggtgaaaaatgagaaattgagATAGGCGCGAACCGAGGGGAGTACGCGAGCTCGAGAGTCTGACTGCTCGGACCGCTCGTCGGTCGactgaatgatgaaaaaaaagaaaaaggcaaCGTATCGAAGAACATTGTGCAATGAGTATTTCTTGCATATTGGTCAACGCCACATATAGTAGATGGTTTTTATCCGATTATGAGGAATTATAGGAAGCGCATAATAGAATTAGCGGATATGAGGCTTCGGGGTAGGAAGCCCCTTGGGGAAGTATAAAAAGGTGTTGGAAACGGGCGTTAGTTCGTCACTTCTGGGCGGGAAATCTCTGCTAACACTCGACCAGAAAGTttgtaaagaaataaaaatgtttccttTCTTGTTCTTGGCGTACGTAGTCGCTGTAAAAGTATTCAAGAAGACCACTCCTAATGGTAAGAATCGCAAAGTTTGTTAACAATTGAGCGTTCAATAACGAGGAAAGGATACTAATGGATCGACATGATGAAAATAGGCAAGGTGACGGTGTACCTTGGCAAACGGGATTTCATCGACCACATAGACACGGTCGATCCCATCGACGGAATCGTCGTTATCGAAAATGACTATCTGCAGGGACGAAAAGTTTACGGCCAGGTTAGTGTTGTTGCGTGTATACCGCGAGGCAATACGAAAATGAATTGGATTAAAAGCGGGCCTCGGTTCGAAGGTAGCGACAACGTACCGATATGGTCGCGAAGAGGACGAAGTGATGGGAGTGAAATTCAGCAAGGAAATGATCCTCTGCCGGGAACAAGTTGTACCGATGAAGAAGGAGAAACAGGAAACAACACCGATCCAGGAACGTCTCCTGAAGAAACTCGGTCCGAACGCGTATCCCTTCACTTTCCAGTTCCCTCAAAATTCTCCGAGCTCCGTGACCCTCCAACCCGGCGACGACGACCAAGGCAAACCCCTCGGAGTTGATTACGTCGTTAAAATTTACGTCGGTGAGAACGAAGAGGACAAGGTGAATATGCGATGATTTTGAGATAGCTACAAAGTCGATAAGAATCATTGGTGAGAGGGACGATTCGCGCTTTTTTTTGTCGCAGGGCCACAAACGTTCCTCGGTTACGTTAGCCATCAAGAAACTGCAATTTGCACCACCGACTCGAGGACGCAGACTACCGAGCTCCCTCGTTTCCAAGGGATTCACCTTCTCCCAGGGTAAACTCAATCTCGAGGTGACTCTCGACAAGGAAATCTACTACCATGGAGAAAAAGTATCGGCGAACGTCATCATAACGAACAATTCTCGCAAGGCTGTCAAAAATATAAAGGTACGGGTAATTTGGGACGAGGGCATTCCTCGTCGTTCCCAAGCCTCTTTCCCCTCCTCCGAATTATTCGATTCACTTTAGCCTTAATGATTCTCAATTATTCAGATCTTCGTCGTCCAACACTGCGAGGTGACGATGGTCAATGCTCAATTTTCGCGTCACGTTGCGAGCCTGGAGACCCGCGAAGGATGCCCGATCACACCTGGAGCTTCCTTCACCAAGCAATTCTATCTCGTGCCTCTGGCCAGCAGCAACAAAGATCGCCGTGGTATTGCCCTCGATGGACATCTCAAGGTAACTGTTCGTTGGCCAACCTTCGTATCCCAGATTATCGAGACGAACCTTAATATATTGAAACGTGTCCCCCCCGGGCGCACTTTTCACCTTCACAGGACGATGACGTAAATCTCGCTTCCTCGACTCTCGTCGCCGAAGGCAAATGCCCGGCTGAGGCAATGGGTATCGTCATTTCTTATTCCGTTCGCGTGAAACTCAACTGCGGTACCCTCGGCGGCGAACTGGTTACCGATGTGCCGTTGAAACTGATGCACCCTGCCCCCGGTACGTATGCACAACCAGAAAAATTTCCTCTTGGCGCATTCGTGCCGGCTGTGTCTTAGTCCATGATTCGCGACGCTTGTAATTCAGGTACCGCGGACAAGGAAAAAGCCATGATGAAGAAGAGCAAGAGCATCGACCGTGCGCGCTATGAAAATTCGTGCTACgcgaacgacgacgacgacaacatCGTCTTCGAGGATTTTGCCCGGCTCCGTCTCAACGAGCCGGAATAAATTACAATCATCGATCGACGAGCGCatatgagagagagaggaaagattAGAAAAGCAACGATAAAGACCATCGTCATTCCGCGATCCGATCGATCCGAAGGGacacaaaataaaattgatgcgCCTCGAACACCAAGCTCGCATCGGAGGTCGCTTTCGGATCGATCGGATTAGGCAACCATCGGAGAACGTCGAATTAAAAACACAAGGGTCAATCAAATACTTGAAAATATCAATGAGAACGAGAAATCGTAATAACAATAATCTGAAACATTTACGAAATAGATTCGATTAATTTTGACATTGTGCGTTTGCGAAAGCTTATTTAACAATtataaattgaagaaattcattatgaaaataaatgaaaaaatgtgttggaaaaaaaaaattaaaaaatacaaaaaaaatggcaaaatgagaaaagaaaactccgAGCCTTGTCGTGctcatttataattttcattcgatggTGGTGGTCGGATGGAAATTTGTCCGCTGCACGAACGAGCTaccaaaaaaatgcaaatctcAAGTAAGCTTTGTTAAAATGCGTCTTATTatctttgaagaaaaaaaaagttattcaaaaaaaatatttcccgtCAAACCAGAAGTGACATATATTTTATTAGttgtaatttatttcttgtatttATCACACAATAATGTGGTATTGTTTGTTGATGATGCAATGCTGTTAATTCCTTGTATCGTTGAGTCAAACTGCTGTATAgtagaatgaaataaaatttgaacgaaACGATACAATTGAAAATGGAGTTAAAAAGTGAATCGTCGAcacgaattttccaaaaagaaaCAACGAGCTTCCTTTATTTCTATACAAGATATTGCGCACCGttgcttttttctcctctccttCTTTTCCTTCTCCTTTTCGATCCATCAATCGTACATGTGCGAATAATATTCTTGATAAGTTTGAATATACGCGTCTTTCTCCGCTGGTGTCATTTCTTCTATCAGAGCATTATTCACGCTGGTTATAGCCACggttttattaccgaccgtcaCAGTGGGTACCAATTCGTCATCCTCGGATTCCATAACTTCTACGTCACCTGTCCAAATAAATAGTGACCGTTAGAATTACTATAGTGATCTTACGCGTGATCGTTTGCAGCGCCATCATTGGCCATATCCATCAGCCATTTCCTCTTCGGGAGGCTTTTGAGTTATCAAGAGGGAAATCGTTTcgaaggatataaaaaatgaagagcgaatgaaaacgttgtgagcgAACAGCCAGCCGCCGagcagaaattaaaaaaaaaaacggcaaCGGAACGAAGAGAAATTCACCTGCATCAACCGTCTGCATCTCCTTCGGTTCTTCATTGTCGCTACTGTCACTGGATTCTTGGGGAAGAACAGTTTTAACGGCATTTGAAATATTGGTAGTACCGCCTTTCTTCTCGTGAGCGAGCAAAACCGACATAATATCTTCGCCCTGCTTGTTGCTCGTATTTTGTATTGTATTGGTAGCGGTCGAAGCAGCCTTGTCGAGAATACTTTCTTGCGTATTGACGGAATCTGGATGGGTTCCATCCGCGCTCAGTACCGTACTTTCCATCATCCATATGGGCCTCTCTTTACGACGATTCGCCGCATTATCATCGGTACTTTCATCACCGATTGTAACGTCCACTCGAGTATCCTCCACCGCAAAACCACCGCTTCTCGTTGCCTCTCCGGACCACTGGTCGCTCGGTGCTCGCATATTCGGTTGTTTTCTCGAATCGATCCTGAACAACCAATATGACGATAAGGATGATTGTCAACTCGCTATGAAAATGTACAAagcatataataaaatatatggaTACCCCTTTATCGTGTTTATATCAACGGGCTCGGGTTCGAGAATTTCTGGGGCTAGTTTGATTCCTTCCACTTCTCGCAAAAGGATATAAAGTGGCTCGAGTTGCTCGTTGAATTTGGCGAGCAACAgtctcgaatctttttttggCAGTGCGGATTGATCTTCCTCCACGACTTCGCGGCAAAAAGTACATCGAAATTCTCCGGTTACCATGTCGAATAATTGATCTGCCTGATGAAACACAGAttatttaaaataaacttcAAATTTGAATCTTTATTTATTGTCTTACGAAATTTGTTATATGTTTACTTCGAGATCTGTGAATGTTTTGAGACAATTTGAACACTTGAAACTGGCTCTGCTCGTCGCATCTCTCTCCTCCGTTTCTAGCCTCTTCCTCATGAGATCCAATTTGTATTTAACAACGTTAACAAACGtctgaaatttcatttgataCGTTATTCATTCATGGTACTTTGTAGGGTCAGACGGGTATCTGACCCGTTTATCTAATTTCATACCCGCAAAGAGTGATAGAT
This genomic window contains:
- the akirin gene encoding akirin-2 isoform X2 — protein: MACATLKRSLEFDPVHSHGRPSKRRRCVPMCVSPGASAQNTTPRQQNPSSFGEVAHKLTPEKMAANIREEIRRLHRRKQLHFNPQASSGDSSDPEGSPSSSAAASAPNSYAYNPTAKENPLFTFRQVGLICERMLKEQETQIREEYDQILHTKLSEQYDTFVKFTYDQIQKRFESAAAPSYLS
- the akirin gene encoding akirin-2 isoform X1 yields the protein MACATLKRSLEFDPVHSHGRPSKRRRCVPMCVSPGASAQNTTPRQQNPSSFGEVAHKLTPEKMAANIREEIRRLHRRKQLHFNPQASSGDSSDPEGSPSSSAAASAPNSYAYNPTAKENPLFTFRQVGLICERMLKEQETQIREEYDQILHTKLSEQYDTFVKFTYDQIQKRFESAAAPSCEIFFFRSTLLCLQFFFIRIYHFFILDIE
- the Arr2 gene encoding arrestin homolog, producing MFPFLFLAYVVAVKVFKKTTPNGKVTVYLGKRDFIDHIDTVDPIDGIVVIENDYLQGRKVYGQVATTYRYGREEDEVMGVKFSKEMILCREQVVPMKKEKQETTPIQERLLKKLGPNAYPFTFQFPQNSPSSVTLQPGDDDQGKPLGVDYVVKIYVGENEEDKGHKRSSVTLAIKKLQFAPPTRGRRLPSSLVSKGFTFSQGKLNLEVTLDKEIYYHGEKVSANVIITNNSRKAVKNIKIFVVQHCEVTMVNAQFSRHVASLETREGCPITPGASFTKQFYLVPLASSNKDRRGIALDGHLKDDDVNLASSTLVAEGKCPAEAMGIVISYSVRVKLNCGTLGGELVTDVPLKLMHPAPGTADKEKAMMKKSKSIDRARYENSCYANDDDDNIVFEDFARLRLNEPE
- the TfIIEalpha gene encoding general transcription factor IIE subunit 1 isoform X3, with the protein product MSVEERFVTEVPSSLKQLARLVVRGFYTIEDSLIVDMLVRNPCMKEDDICELLKFERKMLRARISILRNDKFIQVRLKMETGTDGKAQKVNFYFINYKTFVNVVKYKLDLMRKRLETEERDATSRASFKCSNCLKTFTDLEADQLFDMVTGEFRCTFCREVVEEDQSALPKKDSRLLLAKFNEQLEPLYILLREVEGIKLAPEILEPEPVDINTIKGIDSRKQPNMRAPSDQWSGEATRSGGFAVEDTRVDVTIGDESTDDNAANRRKERPIWMMESTVLSADGTHPDSVNTQESILDKAASTATNTIQNTSNKQGEDIMSVLLAHEKKGGTTNISNAVKTVLPQESSDSSDNEEPKEMQTVDAGDVEVMESEDDELVPTVTVGNKTVAITSVNNALIEEMTPAEKDAYIQTYQEYYSHMYD
- the TfIIEalpha gene encoding general transcription factor IIE subunit 1 isoform X2; translation: MDQRSSAKEKMSVEERFVTEVPSSLKQLARLVVRGFYTIEDSLIVDMLVRNPCMKEDDICELLKFERKMLRARISILRNDKFIQVRLKMETGTDGKAQKVNFYFINYKTFVNVVKYKLDLMRKRLETEERDATSRASFKCSNCLKTFTDLEADQLFDMVTGEFRCTFCREVVEEDQSALPKKDSRLLLAKFNEQLEPLYILLREVEGIKLAPEILEPEPVDINTIKGIDSRKQPNMRAPSDQWSGEATRSGGFAVEDTRVDVTIGDESTDDNAANRRKERPIWMMESTVLSADGTHPDSVNTQESILDKAASTATNTIQNTSNKQGEDIMSVLLAHEKKGGTTNISNAVKTVLPQESSDSSDNEEPKEMQTVDAGDVEVMESEDDELVPTVTVGNKTVAITSVNNALIEEMTPAEKDAYIQTYQEYYSHMYD
- the TfIIEalpha gene encoding general transcription factor IIE subunit 1 isoform X1, whose protein sequence is MNRQNMLDQRSSAKEKMSVEERFVTEVPSSLKQLARLVVRGFYTIEDSLIVDMLVRNPCMKEDDICELLKFERKMLRARISILRNDKFIQVRLKMETGTDGKAQKVNFYFINYKTFVNVVKYKLDLMRKRLETEERDATSRASFKCSNCLKTFTDLEADQLFDMVTGEFRCTFCREVVEEDQSALPKKDSRLLLAKFNEQLEPLYILLREVEGIKLAPEILEPEPVDINTIKGIDSRKQPNMRAPSDQWSGEATRSGGFAVEDTRVDVTIGDESTDDNAANRRKERPIWMMESTVLSADGTHPDSVNTQESILDKAASTATNTIQNTSNKQGEDIMSVLLAHEKKGGTTNISNAVKTVLPQESSDSSDNEEPKEMQTVDAGDVEVMESEDDELVPTVTVGNKTVAITSVNNALIEEMTPAEKDAYIQTYQEYYSHMYD